A genome region from Taeniopygia guttata chromosome 5, bTaeGut7.mat, whole genome shotgun sequence includes the following:
- the GPR65 gene encoding psychosine receptor, with protein sequence MNNSIECHDDHTLDKYLFPFVYSTVMMISIPINCISLYASCIQVRKKNELAVYIFSLSLADLLYSLILPLWIDYAWHGDDWRLSASLCQIFAFLMYMNFYTSTAFLACISLDRYLALVHPLKLQYLRTRRFSVIVSIIVWLLESIFNSVILVYKEVFNDPCNFTNHTLCYDNYPLESWQANINLFRICSGYLLPLIIIVFCYHKIYQVVRYNQATVDEEKKKVKKLIVSITVSFVVCFTPYHVILLIRSIKEPSTSDPHLLLLMYKIYRITQALTSLNCIADPILYCFVSDTARTDIVNLLRCCLCLQKCGEDRVKGHAPCSSATKNTALITYRSSCETQTVKIS encoded by the coding sequence ATGAACAACAGCATTGAGTGCCATGATGATCACACCCTGGATAAGTATTTGTTTCCATTTGTGTACAGCACTGTGATGATGATCAGTATTCCCATCAACTGCATATCCCTCTATGCATCTTGCATTCAGGTGAGGAAAAAGAATGAGTTAGCAGTCTACATCTTTAGCCTGTCTCTGGCTGACCTTTTGTACTCTTTGATTCTGCCCCTGTGGATTGATTATGCCTGGCATGGAGATGACTGGAGGCTCTCTGCCTCGCTTTGTCAGATTTTTGCCTTCCTCATGTATATGAATTTCTATACCAGCACTGCGTTCCTTGCTTGCATCTCTCTTGACAGGTACCTGGCATTAGTTCACCCCTTGAAGCTCCAGTACTTGCGCACAAGAAGATTTTCAGTGATTGTCAGCATAATTGTTTGGCTTCTGGAAAGCATCTTTAATTCAGTCATATTGGTGTACAAAGAAGTATTCAATGATCCTTGCAATTTCACTAATCATACATTATGCTATGATAACTACCCCCTGGAAAGTTGGCAGGCGAACATAAATTTGTTCCGGATATGCTCGGGGTACTTGCTCCCTTTGATAATCATTGTGTTTTGCTACCATAAAATCTACCAAGTAGTCAGGTATAACCAAGCCACAGtagatgaagaaaagaaaaaagtgaagaaacTTATTGTGAGCATCACAGTAAGTTTCGTTGTTTGCTTCACTCCTTATCATGTTATACTGCTCATCCGCAGCATCAAAGAGCCTTCCACCTCTGACCCACATCTTTTGTTGCTGATGTATAAGATTTACAGAATCACACAGGCCTTAACTAGTTTGAATTGCATTGCGGATCCCATTCTGTACTGCTTTGTGAGTGACACTGCACGAACAGATATAGTGAATTTGCTCAGGTGTTGCTTGTGCCTACAAAAGTGTGGGGAAGACCGAGTGAAAGGACATGCTCCGTGCAGCTCTGCTACAAAAAACACTGCACTGATCACCTACAGAAGTTCCTGTGAAACACAGACTGTCAAAATTTCCTGA
- the GALC gene encoding LOW QUALITY PROTEIN: galactocerebrosidase (The sequence of the model RefSeq protein was modified relative to this genomic sequence to represent the inferred CDS: deleted 1 base in 1 codon) produces MLPHKARLASQPRGFRALRMTPPWLHSEPNSSMAPRASPACPALSQNGSPWLQAGGAAPKGREAFPPSFPLSRWRCWAVPGAAAPPRGWRAARSGARVAGQCGGAAGTERSWAGMGCAALLWGTILLACSCGPGPPRAGAAPLLAASYVLDDANGLGREFDGIGAVSGGGATSRLLVNYPEPYRSQILDYLFKPNFGASLHILKVEIGGDAQSTDGTEPSHMHYENDENYFRGYEWWLMKEAKKRNPNIKLIGLPWAFPGWIGKGENWPYDYPDITAYYIISWILGAKQYHDLDIDYVGIWNERAFSSKYIKLLRYTLDKHGLEQVRIIASDRLWEPISFVMMIDSELHGVVDVIGAHYPGTKTVQNAILTGKKLWSSEDYSTFNDDVGAGCWARILNQNYVNGNMTSTIAWNLVASYYEELPFGRCGLMTAQEPWSGHYKVESPIWITAHTTQFTQPGWSYLQVDGHLEGGGSFVALTDGLGNLTIIIETMSHNHSKCIRPPLPNFNVMPQRATFYLRGSFYMVETLQVWHSRLDFESGNSSLFQQLHPLQVWEGRFSLDLNVDEVYTLTTLKTGRKCGCPEPPPPQPFPSNYNDDFNIRNPPFSEAPNFADQTGVFEYFVNASDPGDHVFTLRQVVVQRPITWVSDADQTISVIGNFKWVNMTVTCDIYIEKPRDGGVFIAGRVDNGGIYVRHSKGVFFWVFADGTYRVTGDLAGKQILMKGLAGVRDNAWHTLTLNIQGNSASGLLNGYPLWDNVTVSSPGNGWAALGTRSFEFAQFDNFHVEAC; encoded by the exons ATGCTCCCACACAAGGCCCGCCTCGCCTCACAGCCCCGCGGCTTTCGCGCACTCCGCATGACCCCGCCATGGCTCCACTCAGAGCCCAACTCCAGCATGGCGCCGCGCGCCTcaccagcctgccctgccctttcTCAGAATGGCAGCCCTTGGCTTCAggcgggcggggctgcccctAAAGGCCGGGAAGCCTTCCCGCCCTCCTTTCCCTTGAGCAGG TGGCGGTGCTGGGCGGTGCCGGGCGctgccgccccgccccggggctggCGGGCGGCGCGGTCAGGTGCGCGCGTTGCCGGGCAGTGCGGAGGCGCTGCCGGGACGGAGCGGAGCTGGGCCGGGATGGGCTGCGcggctctgctctggggcacGATCCTGCTTGCCTGCAGCTGCGGCCCGGGGCCCCCCAGGGCCGGCGCCGCTCCGCTCTTGGCGGCCAGCTACGTGCTGGACGATGCCAACGGGTTGGGCAGGGAGTTCGACGGGATCGGGGCTGTCAGCGGCGGCGGG GCTACATCTAGACTCCTAGTGAACTACCCAGAACCTTATCGCTCCCAGATTTTAGATTACCTGTTCAAG CCAAATTTTGGTGCTTCTTTACATATTCTCAAGGTAGAGATTGGAGGTGATGCACAGTCAACAG ATGGTACTGAACCCTCCCATATGCACTATGAAAATGATGAGAACTACTTCCGGGGCTATGAATGGTGGCTGATGAAAGAGGCTAAAAAGAGGAACCCCAACATTAAACTGATTG ggtTACCTTGGGCATTTCCAGGATGGATAGGGAAGGGTGAAAATTGGCCCTATGACTATCCAGATATCACTGCTTATTATATTATTTCTTGGATATTAGGAGCAAAACAGTATCATGATTTGGACATTGATTATGTTGGG ATATGGAATGAAAGGGCATTTAGTAGCAAATACATTAAG ctgttGAGGTACACATTGGATAAGCATGGTCTGGAGCAGGTGAGGATCATAGCCAGCGATAGACTGTGGGAGCCCATTTCCTTTGTCATGATGATTGACTCTGAGCTCCACGGAGTGGTCGATGTGATTGG GGCTCACTATCCCGGGACAAAAACAGTGCAAAATGCCATATTAACTGGAAAGAAACTGTGGTCATCAGAAGATTACAGTACTTTCAATGATGATGTTGGTGCAGGCTGCTGGGCTCGGATCCTGAACCAAAACTACGTGAATGGAAACATGACCTC AACCATTGCATGGAACCTGGTGGCTAGTTATTATGAAGAGCTGCCCTTTGGTCGATGTGGGTTAATGACAGCACAGGAGCCGTGGAGTGGCCACTATAAAGTTGAATCTCCTATCTGGATAACAG cacacACCACACAGTTTACTCAGCCAGGCTGGTCATACTTGCAAGTAGATGGACACTTAGAAGGAGGTGGCAGTTTTGTAGCTCTGACAGATGGCCTAGGGAACCTTACCATCATCATTGAAACTATG agtcATAATCACTCTAAATGTATCAGGCCTCCATTGCCAAATTTCAATGTCATGCCTCAGAGAGCAACTTTCTACCTCAGAGGGTCATTT TATATGGTGGAGACCCTTCAAGTGTGGCATTCTAGACTTGATTTTGAATCTGGAAACTCCAGTCTTTTCCAGCAACTCCATCCTTTACAG GTATGGGAGGGAAGATTTTCTTTAGATCTAAATGTGGATGAAGTCTACACTTTAACCACACTCAAGACAGGACGGAAATGTGGTTGCCCAGAGCCGCCTCCTCCTCAGCCCTTTCCTTCCAATTACAATGATGATTTCAATATAC GTAATCCACCTTTCAGTGAAGCCCCAAATTTCGCAGATCAGACGGGtgtatttgaatattttgtAAATGCTTCTGACCCAGGAGATCATGTGTTCACACTCCGCCAGGTGGTGGTTCAGCGGCCCATCACTTGGGTTTCTGATGCAGACCAGACCATCAGTGTCATAGGAAATTTTAAGTG GGTAAACATGACTGTCACTTGTGACATCTACATCGAAAAACCTCGTGATGGAGGTGTGTTTATTGCAGGAAGAGTTGACAATGGTGGGATATATGTACGACATTCCAAAGGAGTTTTCTTCTGGGTTTTTGCAGATGGCACCTATAGAGTCACTGGTGACCTAG ctggaaaacaaatattaatgAAAGGACTTGCTGGTGTCCGGGATAATGCGTGGCACACACTTACTCTCAACATTCAG